One window of Acidobacteriota bacterium genomic DNA carries:
- a CDS encoding carbonic anhydrase has protein sequence MKTKINPLIISLLIFLPAISMAAEVEGMPAADALKRLQDGNAKFVAATLTGLNGQELVVRRTELTKDQKPFAIIVSCSDSRVPPELIFDVGLGDVFVVRTAGEVVDPVAMGSVEYAVEHLGTNLIVVLGHQKCGAVAAAVSHAKESGNIPDVLKAIAPAVGETKGKPGDPLDNAVRANAVDIAKHVETTGPFIPPRVKAGTLKVLAARYDMDSGKVELLQ, from the coding sequence ATGAAGACGAAAATAAACCCACTCATCATCAGCCTGCTTATTTTCCTTCCCGCCATCAGCATGGCCGCGGAAGTGGAAGGAATGCCGGCAGCCGACGCTCTCAAGCGGTTACAGGATGGAAACGCAAAGTTTGTCGCTGCAACGTTGACCGGTCTTAATGGTCAGGAGCTGGTCGTGCGTCGCACTGAGCTGACGAAAGATCAAAAACCCTTTGCTATTATCGTCAGCTGCTCGGATTCACGCGTTCCTCCGGAACTGATTTTTGATGTTGGACTCGGGGATGTCTTTGTCGTTCGAACAGCGGGTGAAGTGGTCGATCCGGTGGCGATGGGTAGTGTCGAGTATGCGGTCGAGCACCTCGGCACAAACCTGATTGTTGTCCTGGGTCACCAAAAGTGCGGAGCGGTAGCGGCCGCAGTTTCGCACGCCAAGGAATCCGGAAATATTCCTGATGTATTGAAAGCAATTGCACCGGCGGTTGGGGAGACAAAAGGCAAACCGGGCGATCCACTCGATAACGCTGTGCGCGCGAACGCCGTTGATATTGCCAAGCACGTAGAGACGACTGGCCCCTTTATTCCGCCGCGAGTGAAGGCCGGGACGTTGAAAGTCTTGGCCGCGCGAT